The Trichomycterus rosablanca isolate fTriRos1 chromosome 15, fTriRos1.hap1, whole genome shotgun sequence genome contains a region encoding:
- the atf7ip gene encoding activating transcription factor 7-interacting protein 1 isoform X1 — protein sequence MEVAILDEPQKKIFRARKTMKMSDRQQLEALHNTLSTTVSNPSSPDDSSSRPQTPLVNGTHTEEEQRGTETEKETGSKSPTALSSGSSPLPSTSLSLSRSPSPAVNQSRNASPSSLLKKDSEMSKGEEEAGEKDKNDGKNTEKTEMLQSELDKSPSSDNNSDQKTPVEKVSNGDLAMDTVEEKSTKSLSSSPTGSPVASLECDPEVKEGFLCLSEEDEGQAEQDEVKKEKMDVDSVKEEKAATETGCTEADGTGSNSSVNKKRSWSPVDNKDEWKDEEIKEERDGKRARVEGVQLEAQLELKITAEAGGRLKLEKVVQQLVEERLRVLQLTLFDHSLLELKERVEKIDAATKQQNTVQHINTLQSKISRLAKKFGAANQASENLRKEAAAAKAASTASATNVNPGTQRTVRTMIDSKQTTATPNQPRPLLTPTTATSSALAASAPILQIISTTTNSTPSSSSSSLSGQGQTSTLLLQPRPNTGAMATSTVTSAGQPVSLPPLLIQLPLAMANGQGGTIAGGVNLIPVSSLANVSSINKAKTTTATTFILQKTPGGVVPSTSSTVLSSSSPTVTQLPVSRPVYQGGMGTAASPSAGISVTTARTPLQSATVVGMATASSSPATTGPAATGSAAAANGPPSASEMTSKTDNQATHSAPAKTPTQSARPKSSVIDLTEDDDDVQLTSVQKPASTQRPTGPPPPLVNSNNAAGRTGVQHRPSVDSPRSRPSSTSSAPLPPLPLAPAPPARLPPEAAHTSSPQQPQLKLARVQSQNGIVLSWCVSETERNCAPVDSYHLYAYHQDQLASSVPQSTQSAGLSLWKKIGEVKALPLPMACTLTQFVSGSTYYFAVRAKDIYGRFGPFCEPQCTDVINPPSSSTS from the exons ATGGAAGTCGCCATTCTAGACGAGCCTCAGAAGAAGATATTCCGCGCTCGGAAAACCATGAAAATGAGCGACCGTCAACAGCTAGAGGCGCTGCACAACACTCTGTCGACCACGGTCTCCAATCCTTCATCTCCCGACGACTCCTCTTCACGACCCCAGACGCCGCTGGTGAACGGAACGCACACGGAGGAAGAGCAGAGGGGGACAGAAACTGAGAAGGAGACCGGGTCGAAGAGTCCGACCGCGCTCTCGTCAGGTTCTTCCCCTCTGCCTTCAACCTCTCTTTCCCTTTCTCGATCTCCCTCCccagctgtcaatcaaagtCGAAATGCCTCACCTTCATCGTTATTGAAGAAGGACTCAGAGATGAGCAAGGGTGAAGAAGAGGCAGGAGAGAAGGACAAGAATGATGGAAAGAATACTGAGAAGACAGAA ATGCTTCAATCTGAGCTTGATAAATCTCCATCATCTGACAATAACAGCGACCAGAAAACACCTGTGGAAAAAGTGTCAAATGGAGATTTAGCCATGGACACAGTAGAGGAAAAAAGCACTAAGAGTTTGTCCTCATCTCCTACCGGCTCTCCGGTTGCGAGTCTGGAGTGTGACCCGGAAGTAAAAGAGGGTTTCCTATGCCTCAGTGAGGAAGATGAAGGCCAGGCAGAGCAGGATGAGGTGAAAAAGGAGAAGATGGATGTGGATTCCGTGAAAGAGGAGAAAGCAGCTACAGAGACAGGGTGTACAGAAGCAGATGGCACAG GCAGCAACAGCTCTGTGAACAAGAAGAGATCCTGGTCACCAGTAGATAATAAAGATGAGTGGAAGGATGAAGAGATAAAAGAAGAGAGAGATGGAAAGAGAGCGAGAGTGGAGGGAGTGCAACTGGAGGCTCAGCTAGAGCTCAAGATCACGGCTGAGGCGGGTGGCCGACTAAAACTTGAAAAG GTGGTGCAACAACTGGTGGAGGAACGGTTACGTGTGCTGCAGCTGACTCTATTTGATCATAGTCTGCTGGAGCTGAAGGAGAGGGTGGAAAAGATTGATGCTGCCACCAAACAACAGAATACTGTCCAGCACATTAATACGCTACAG AGTAAGATTTCACGACTGGCCAAGAAGTTTGGAGCTGCTAACCAGGCATCAGAGAATTTAAGAAAAGAG GCTGCTGCTGCGAAGGCTGCTTCTACAGCTTCTGCAACCAATGTAAACCCAGGAACTCAGCG tactgtaaggaCCATGATTGACTCTAAGCAGACCACAG CTACCCCGAATCAGCCCAGACCTCTCTTAACTCCAACCACGGCAACCTCCTCAGCCCTAGCTGCTTCTGCCCCAATCCTGCAGATAATCTCCACGACAACAAACTCTACCCCCTCGTCCTCAAGCTCCTCTCTGAGCGGACAGGGCCAGACGAGCACTCTACTGCTGCAGCCTCGCCCCAACACGGGTGCCATGGCTACTAGCACGGTCACATCTGCCGGCCAGCCGGTTTCCCTTCCGCCTCTTTTGATTCAGCTGCCATTGGCTATGGCTAATGGGCAGGGTGGGACCATAGCAGGAGGTGTTAACCTGATTCCCGTGTCCTCTCTAGCCAATGTTAGCAGCATCAACAAGGCCAAGACCACCACGGCCACAACCTTTATCTTGCAAAAGACACCAGGAGGTGTTGTGCCGTCTACTTCTTCTACTGTGTTATCATCGTCTTCACCAACTGTGACGCAGTTGCCAGTAAGCAGGCCGGTCTACCAGGGTGGAATGGGAACAGCAGCTTCACCTAGTGCAGGTATCTCTGTGACAACAGCCCGCACTCCATTGCAGTCTGCCACTGTGGTCGGAATGGCCACAGCCTCATCGTCCCCAGCAACCACTGGTCCTGCGGCTACAGGATCTGCAGCAGCTGCCAATGGTCCACCTTCAGCTTCTGAAATGACATCTAAAACAG ATAATCAAGCTACTCATTCTGCTCCAGCTAAAACACCCACTCAG TCTGCTCGGCCCAAAAGTTCAGTCATAGACCTAACTGAAGATGACGATGATGTTCAAT TAACCAGTGTACAAAAGCCTGCTTCTACCCAGAGACCCACAGGGCCTCCACCACCACTAGTCAACTCTAACAATGCTG cAGGTCGCACTGGGGTGCAGCATCGACCCTCAGTG gACTCGCCCAGATCCCGGCCAAGTTCTACTTCCTCTGCTCCTCTGCCTCCGCTGCCGTTAGCCCCAGCTCCGCCGGCTCGTCTGCCTCCGGAGGCAGCACACACCTCCTCGCCTCAGCAACCTCAGCTGAAGTTGGCACGTGTGCAGAGTCAGAACGGCATTGTGCTGTCATGGTGTGTGTCTGAGACCGAGCGCAACTGTGCTCCTGTGGACAGCTACCACCTCTACGCCTACCACCAGGACCAGCTGGCATCGTCTGTTCCACAGTCCACTCAGTCGGCAGGCCTCTCACTATGGAAGAAGATCGGAGAGGTTAAGGCCCTGCCGCTGCCCATGGCCTGCACACTAACCCAGTTTGTGTCAGGTTCTACATATTACTTCGCTGTTAGGGCTAAAGACATTTACGGCCGCTTTGGGCCCTTCTGTGAGCCGCAGTGTACGGATGTTATCAACCCGCCGTCTTCAAGTACTTCCTAA
- the atf7ip gene encoding activating transcription factor 7-interacting protein 1 isoform X2, translating to MEVAILDEPQKKIFRARKTMKMSDRQQLEALHNTLSTTVSNPSSPDDSSSRPQTPLVNGTHTEEEQRGTETEKETGSKSPTALSSGSSPLPSTSLSLSRSPSPAVNQSRNASPSSLLKKDSEMSKGEEEAGEKDKNDGKNTEKTEMLQSELDKSPSSDNNSDQKTPVEKVSNGDLAMDTVEEKSTKSLSSSPTGSPVASLECDPEVKEGFLCLSEEDEGQAEQDEVKKEKMDVDSVKEEKAATETGCTEADGTGSNSSVNKKRSWSPVDNKDEWKDEEIKEERDGKRARVEGVQLEAQLELKITAEAGGRLKLEKVVQQLVEERLRVLQLTLFDHSLLELKERVEKIDAATKQQNTVQHINTLQSKISRLAKKFGAANQASENLRKEAAAAKAASTASATNVNPGTQRTVRTMIDSKQTTATPNQPRPLLTPTTATSSALAASAPILQIISTTTNSTPSSSSSSLSGQGQTSTLLLQPRPNTGAMATSTVTSAGQPVSLPPLLIQLPLAMANGQGGTIAGGVNLIPVSSLANVSSINKAKTTTATTFILQKTPGGVVPSTSSTVLSSSSPTVTQLPVSRPVYQGGMGTAASPSAGISVTTARTPLQSATVVGMATASSSPATTGPAATGSAAAANGPPSASEMTSKTDNQATHSAPAKTPTQSARPKSSVIDLTEDDDDVQLTSVQKPASTQRPTGPPPPLVNSNNAGRTGVQHRPSVDSPRSRPSSTSSAPLPPLPLAPAPPARLPPEAAHTSSPQQPQLKLARVQSQNGIVLSWCVSETERNCAPVDSYHLYAYHQDQLASSVPQSTQSAGLSLWKKIGEVKALPLPMACTLTQFVSGSTYYFAVRAKDIYGRFGPFCEPQCTDVINPPSSSTS from the exons ATGGAAGTCGCCATTCTAGACGAGCCTCAGAAGAAGATATTCCGCGCTCGGAAAACCATGAAAATGAGCGACCGTCAACAGCTAGAGGCGCTGCACAACACTCTGTCGACCACGGTCTCCAATCCTTCATCTCCCGACGACTCCTCTTCACGACCCCAGACGCCGCTGGTGAACGGAACGCACACGGAGGAAGAGCAGAGGGGGACAGAAACTGAGAAGGAGACCGGGTCGAAGAGTCCGACCGCGCTCTCGTCAGGTTCTTCCCCTCTGCCTTCAACCTCTCTTTCCCTTTCTCGATCTCCCTCCccagctgtcaatcaaagtCGAAATGCCTCACCTTCATCGTTATTGAAGAAGGACTCAGAGATGAGCAAGGGTGAAGAAGAGGCAGGAGAGAAGGACAAGAATGATGGAAAGAATACTGAGAAGACAGAA ATGCTTCAATCTGAGCTTGATAAATCTCCATCATCTGACAATAACAGCGACCAGAAAACACCTGTGGAAAAAGTGTCAAATGGAGATTTAGCCATGGACACAGTAGAGGAAAAAAGCACTAAGAGTTTGTCCTCATCTCCTACCGGCTCTCCGGTTGCGAGTCTGGAGTGTGACCCGGAAGTAAAAGAGGGTTTCCTATGCCTCAGTGAGGAAGATGAAGGCCAGGCAGAGCAGGATGAGGTGAAAAAGGAGAAGATGGATGTGGATTCCGTGAAAGAGGAGAAAGCAGCTACAGAGACAGGGTGTACAGAAGCAGATGGCACAG GCAGCAACAGCTCTGTGAACAAGAAGAGATCCTGGTCACCAGTAGATAATAAAGATGAGTGGAAGGATGAAGAGATAAAAGAAGAGAGAGATGGAAAGAGAGCGAGAGTGGAGGGAGTGCAACTGGAGGCTCAGCTAGAGCTCAAGATCACGGCTGAGGCGGGTGGCCGACTAAAACTTGAAAAG GTGGTGCAACAACTGGTGGAGGAACGGTTACGTGTGCTGCAGCTGACTCTATTTGATCATAGTCTGCTGGAGCTGAAGGAGAGGGTGGAAAAGATTGATGCTGCCACCAAACAACAGAATACTGTCCAGCACATTAATACGCTACAG AGTAAGATTTCACGACTGGCCAAGAAGTTTGGAGCTGCTAACCAGGCATCAGAGAATTTAAGAAAAGAG GCTGCTGCTGCGAAGGCTGCTTCTACAGCTTCTGCAACCAATGTAAACCCAGGAACTCAGCG tactgtaaggaCCATGATTGACTCTAAGCAGACCACAG CTACCCCGAATCAGCCCAGACCTCTCTTAACTCCAACCACGGCAACCTCCTCAGCCCTAGCTGCTTCTGCCCCAATCCTGCAGATAATCTCCACGACAACAAACTCTACCCCCTCGTCCTCAAGCTCCTCTCTGAGCGGACAGGGCCAGACGAGCACTCTACTGCTGCAGCCTCGCCCCAACACGGGTGCCATGGCTACTAGCACGGTCACATCTGCCGGCCAGCCGGTTTCCCTTCCGCCTCTTTTGATTCAGCTGCCATTGGCTATGGCTAATGGGCAGGGTGGGACCATAGCAGGAGGTGTTAACCTGATTCCCGTGTCCTCTCTAGCCAATGTTAGCAGCATCAACAAGGCCAAGACCACCACGGCCACAACCTTTATCTTGCAAAAGACACCAGGAGGTGTTGTGCCGTCTACTTCTTCTACTGTGTTATCATCGTCTTCACCAACTGTGACGCAGTTGCCAGTAAGCAGGCCGGTCTACCAGGGTGGAATGGGAACAGCAGCTTCACCTAGTGCAGGTATCTCTGTGACAACAGCCCGCACTCCATTGCAGTCTGCCACTGTGGTCGGAATGGCCACAGCCTCATCGTCCCCAGCAACCACTGGTCCTGCGGCTACAGGATCTGCAGCAGCTGCCAATGGTCCACCTTCAGCTTCTGAAATGACATCTAAAACAG ATAATCAAGCTACTCATTCTGCTCCAGCTAAAACACCCACTCAG TCTGCTCGGCCCAAAAGTTCAGTCATAGACCTAACTGAAGATGACGATGATGTTCAAT TAACCAGTGTACAAAAGCCTGCTTCTACCCAGAGACCCACAGGGCCTCCACCACCACTAGTCAACTCTAACAATGCTG GTCGCACTGGGGTGCAGCATCGACCCTCAGTG gACTCGCCCAGATCCCGGCCAAGTTCTACTTCCTCTGCTCCTCTGCCTCCGCTGCCGTTAGCCCCAGCTCCGCCGGCTCGTCTGCCTCCGGAGGCAGCACACACCTCCTCGCCTCAGCAACCTCAGCTGAAGTTGGCACGTGTGCAGAGTCAGAACGGCATTGTGCTGTCATGGTGTGTGTCTGAGACCGAGCGCAACTGTGCTCCTGTGGACAGCTACCACCTCTACGCCTACCACCAGGACCAGCTGGCATCGTCTGTTCCACAGTCCACTCAGTCGGCAGGCCTCTCACTATGGAAGAAGATCGGAGAGGTTAAGGCCCTGCCGCTGCCCATGGCCTGCACACTAACCCAGTTTGTGTCAGGTTCTACATATTACTTCGCTGTTAGGGCTAAAGACATTTACGGCCGCTTTGGGCCCTTCTGTGAGCCGCAGTGTACGGATGTTATCAACCCGCCGTCTTCAAGTACTTCCTAA